The genomic segment ATCTGCACGCCATAAGGAATCAATCCCTGAACCATGCATGAGAAGGTGTCGAGAATGCTGGCTGCCTTGCGGTTGTCTACGCCAAAACGGTCGCCTATCTTTTTCGAAATATTTCCTACTGTCAGAATCGCTACCGTATTATTTGCCGTACAGATGTTTACCATCGAAACGAGGGCGGCGATAGAAAGTTCGGCTCCACGCTTGCTGTTTACGTGGGCTGTAATCTTGTTGATGATGAAATCGATTCCGCCGTTTTCGCGGATGATTTCGAGCATACCACCTGCCATCATGGCGATGATAATGAGTTCGCCCATGCCGATAATGCCGTTGCCCATGGCTGAGAACCAGCCAAAGAGGTCGTAGCTTCCGGAGGCACCCAGAAGATGACTACCTATGCCGATGGCGCCACAGAGTAGGGTGCCCAGAGTGAGAACAGCCATTACATTCATGCCGGCAATAGCGGTAACGAGGACGGTGAGGTAAGGCAATACTTTCATGTATTCTACCTCGTTGATGTGGGTTGGGGCCTGAAGACCGACTCCCATGACAGAATAGGCGATGAGCACGAGTACGGCGGCCGGAACCACAATCATGGAGTTGACCTTGAATTTATCGCTCATCTTGCAGTTCTGCGTCTGCGTAGCAACAACCGTCGTATCGGAGATGAACGAGAGGTTGTCGCCGAAATAAGCGCCACCTACGATGATGGCGGTCATCATGCCTACGTTAGCATCCATCGAGTGGGCCAGTCCGGCGGCTATCGGAACCAGAGCCACGACGGTTCCCACACTTGTTCCGATAGATACGGAGATAAAGCAGGCAGCCAGGAAAAGTCCTGGCAGAATCATGCTGGCTGGCAGGATGCTGAGCGCCAGGTTGACGGTTGCATCAACGGCTCCCATCGCCTTGGCTGATGCGGCAAACGAGCCAGCCAGCACGTAAATCCAGAGCATGAGCATCAGGTTGTTGGCGCCGGCACCCTTGCTGTATGTGTCCACTCGTTTCCTGACAGGCATTCCGCCGGAAATAGCCACGGCATAAATGCTCGAAATCATGAACGCTACTGTGAGCGAGAGGCTGGTGTCCTGATGGCTGCTGTCTACCGAATATACGGTAAAAGCCACGATGAGGACAATCAGCAAAAATAATGGCGACAACGCCAGCAAACCTTTTTTATTACTCATACTTCTTTTTTCTTCTTAATTAAAGAGTTACTCCATTCTTGAAGATGGAGATTTCACGATAGCCATTATACTCGTTGCGAGCCTCCTCGCCACTTGCTACGGCTATAATCTTATCAATAAACTTGCTTACCAAGTCTTTCATTTCTACACCTTCTATCAGAGCGCCGGCGTTGAAGTCAATCCAGTTTGGCTTGTTCTTTGCCAAATTGCTGTTGGTAGAAATCTTCATCGTTGGCACGAAGGTTCCGAATGGGGTTCCGCGACCTGTGGTGAAGAGAATGAGCTGGCAACCTGCTGAAGCCAGAGCTGTGGCTGCTACAAGGTCGTTACCCGGAGCTGAAAGCAGGTTCAAACCGGTTGTCTCCAGACGGTCGCCATACTGGAGCACGCCGCTTACCGGAGCACGTCCGCACTTCTGGGTGCAACCCAAAGCCTTATCTTCGAGGGTTGAGATACCACCTGCCTTGTTACCTGGAGAAGGGTTCTCGCCAACTGGTTCACCATGGCTCAGGAAGTACTCCTTGAAGTCGTTAATCAGGTGAACGGTCTTGTCGAAGAGTTCCTTATTTTCGCAACGGTTCATCAGAATGGTTTCTGCGCCAAACATTTCCGGTACCTCTGTCAGGATGCTTGTACCGCCCTGAGCTACGAGCCAGTCGCTAAATTCACCTACCAATGGGTTGGCTGTAATTCCGCTGAAGCCGTCAGAACCGCCACACTTCAAACCTACGCGCAGTTTGTTTACCGGAACTTCCTCGCGCTTGTCTTCCTTAGCCTGGGCATAGAGGTTGCGCAGAATCTTCATGCCTTCCTCGAGCTCATCGCCTTCAACCTTCTGTGTTACAAGAAGTTTGATGCGGTCGTGATCATAGTCGCCGAGCATCTTCATGAAATCATCTGGCTGGTTGTTCTCGCAGCCGAGCGAGAGAACGAGCACGGCACCTGCGTTTGGATGCAGACAAATATCGCGAAGCACCTTGCGGGTATTCTCATGGTCGCCCGAAAGCTGTGAGCAGCCGAAGTTGTGGTGCCATGCGTGGATGGCGTCGATGCCTTCGCAGCCTGTTTCTTTCTTGAGGAGTTCTACCAGTTTCTCAGCCACGCCGTTAACGCAGCCCACGGTAGGAACTACCCATACTTCGTTTCTTACGCCAACTTCGCCATTCTTGCGAACGTAGCCCATGAAGGTGCGGTTTTCCTTAGCGATGTTCAGCTGCTCGTTAACCGGGTTGTAGGTATATTCGAGCGTACCGGCAAGATTGGTCTTGAGGTTGTTCTCGTTTACCCATTCGCCCGCCTTGAGATCGGTCTTTGCATGACCAATAGGGTAGCCATACTTCAGAATATCTGTACCCTCGGTAGCATCGTTGATGAGCACCTTGTGTCCTGCAGGAGTATCCTGCAATAATGTGATGGTCTTGCCATCTACTTCAATCGTTTCACCCTTCTTCATAGGGCGTAAGCAAACCACTACCGAGTCGGCAGGGTTAATCTTGATAAAACTTGATTGTTCCATACGTAGTCTGTTTTATATTTATTGTTTATAATTTATAATGTTCCTGTAAGAATATTCTTCCATGCGGAAGCCCTGTTCTGCTCGATAGCCTTAGAGCTGGGTTCTGCGATAGAAATCTACGTTTTCCTTCATCAGCAGCTCGATAGGCATATAGTTTACCGGCGTAACTTTCTTCTTCAGCACAATGGCCTGGAAGAGCGTGTCTACGCAGGAGTAACCCTGCATGTAGGCGTGCTGGGCGATGAGGAAAGAGATGCTTCCTTCGCGCAGACAGCGAGCGTTTTTCTCTACCATATCATAGCCCATGATCTGAACGGCGCGGCGGTTGGTCTTCAGCAGGAAGTCGCCCACGATGTGCGCCTTTGAAGTCATGGTGATGCAATGGTGGATTTCCGGATGCCCGTCAAAGAACTTCTCCAGC from the Segatella copri genome contains:
- a CDS encoding UxaA family hydrolase; the encoded protein is MEQSSFIKINPADSVVVCLRPMKKGETIEVDGKTITLLQDTPAGHKVLINDATEGTDILKYGYPIGHAKTDLKAGEWVNENNLKTNLAGTLEYTYNPVNEQLNIAKENRTFMGYVRKNGEVGVRNEVWVVPTVGCVNGVAEKLVELLKKETGCEGIDAIHAWHHNFGCSQLSGDHENTRKVLRDICLHPNAGAVLVLSLGCENNQPDDFMKMLGDYDHDRIKLLVTQKVEGDELEEGMKILRNLYAQAKEDKREEVPVNKLRVGLKCGGSDGFSGITANPLVGEFSDWLVAQGGTSILTEVPEMFGAETILMNRCENKELFDKTVHLINDFKEYFLSHGEPVGENPSPGNKAGGISTLEDKALGCTQKCGRAPVSGVLQYGDRLETTGLNLLSAPGNDLVAATALASAGCQLILFTTGRGTPFGTFVPTMKISTNSNLAKNKPNWIDFNAGALIEGVEMKDLVSKFIDKIIAVASGEEARNEYNGYREISIFKNGVTL
- a CDS encoding Na+/H+ antiporter NhaC family protein; translated protein: MSNKKGLLALSPLFLLIVLIVAFTVYSVDSSHQDTSLSLTVAFMISSIYAVAISGGMPVRKRVDTYSKGAGANNLMLMLWIYVLAGSFAASAKAMGAVDATVNLALSILPASMILPGLFLAACFISVSIGTSVGTVVALVPIAAGLAHSMDANVGMMTAIIVGGAYFGDNLSFISDTTVVATQTQNCKMSDKFKVNSMIVVPAAVLVLIAYSVMGVGLQAPTHINEVEYMKVLPYLTVLVTAIAGMNVMAVLTLGTLLCGAIGIGSHLLGASGSYDLFGWFSAMGNGIIGMGELIIIAMMAGGMLEIIRENGGIDFIINKITAHVNSKRGAELSIAALVSMVNICTANNTVAILTVGNISKKIGDRFGVDNRKAASILDTFSCMVQGLIPYGVQMLLAAGLANLSPMDILPYLYYPLAIGVAALLAILFRYPRRYS